In Luteipulveratus mongoliensis, the DNA window TCACGTCGCGGGCTGGTCCACCGTCTGACGCGGCGTTCACGTCCTTGTCGGCGGTCGTCTGCTTGGGCCACTTGCGGTAGAGGATCGATGCCTCGGGCTGCATCCATCCGGGCGCTACGGCTTCAAGCGCGATGAGTAGGGCGACGTCCTCGGATATCGGCATGGCAGGCCACCCGCCGACTGCTCGAACGAGGGCAGTGTGAGCCGTGACCGTTGTGCCGATGACGGGCACGAGACCGGCCTTCTCGCCGTCGTACATGACCCGATCGGGAAGTCGTCCCGTGTTGGGGTCGCGCGGTCCCGCGACAACGCTGCCGTCAGGGAAGAGGTCGAGCGCTGGCGAGACAACCCAACCGACAGGCTCGGTCTCCAAGACGCTGATGTCCCGTGCGAGGGCACCGGGCGTCAGCATGTCGTCTGCGTCAAGGGCACGGGTGTACTTCCCGGTGACTCGGCTCATGGCAAGGGTCCGGGCTGCTGCGGCTCGTGCGTGAGGTCCGGTGCCGAACGTGACTCGTGGGTCATCGGTCGGTAGGTGTCGGGCCGGTCGGCCAGTCTCGCCATCCTCCTGGACGATCCACTCCCAGGACCAACCGTCCGGCATCTCCTGGGCCGCGATGCTGTCGTAGAGGTCGGCCAGGTAGTCGTCGATGTCCGCGAGGACGGCGGTCACGAGTGAGATGCGAGGCATGGTCAGTGCTCCCAGGGTGTGAGGTCGGTGACGTATTCGAGTCGTGATCTGTCGGCGGGGTAGTTGACCTGACCGCTGAGCACGGTTCGTCCTTCGGTGTCGATCATCTGCCCGTCTACAACCAGCATCGGCTCACTTGGTGCCATGCCCCACGCGCTGAGTTCGACTGTGGTTGCAGCTCTTGCGGTGATGGTGGCTACCGAGCGCGCTATCTCGATGCCAACCGTGCTCAGTTGGTGCTGGGTGCCACCTGGCCACGGCTCGGTGCTCTGGTCGAGCAAGTCGGGATTGCTCTCAATGAGATCGACAGGGATCGATGAGACCGACCAGGCGAGTAGTCGCCCGTCGCTGTGACGTCGGGTCTCGTACTCGCGGCGGAGTAGTTCGGTGCCTTCCGTAAAGGGCTCGTCCGGTCCGGCCTGTGTGCGGGTGTAGGCGGCTGAGAAATCGGTGTCCTTGTCGCGGATGCTCACGCCGGTCGTGGCTTCGAGCGCTCCACGTGCACGCCGGGTCCGCTCCGGCGCACGCACGAGGGCCTTCTCCTCGTCAAGCGTCACGTTTGAGTAG includes these proteins:
- a CDS encoding glycosyltransferase produces the protein MPRISLVTAVLADIDDYLADLYDSIAAQEMPDGWSWEWIVQEDGETGRPARHLPTDDPRVTFGTGPHARAAAARTLAMSRVTGKYTRALDADDMLTPGALARDISVLETEPVGWVVSPALDLFPDGSVVAGPRDPNTGRLPDRVMYDGEKAGLVPVIGTTVTAHTALVRAVGGWPAMPISEDVALLIALEAVAPGWMQPEASILYRKWPKQTTADKDVNAASDGGPARDVMLAQADTLRALGWRWTPATVPTAAEVS
- a CDS encoding GntR family transcriptional regulator codes for the protein MSPQRTPVSGPRYLAIADDLRMQIERHELRPGDVLPSLAELCEQYGVSQSSARDAIRLLTAQALITTRNGARPTVRERPTPITYSNVTLDEEKALVRAPERTRRARGALEATTGVSIRDKDTDFSAAYTRTQAGPDEPFTEGTELLRREYETRRHSDGRLLAWSVSSIPVDLIESNPDLLDQSTEPWPGGTQHQLSTVGIEIARSVATITARAATTVELSAWGMAPSEPMLVVDGQMIDTEGRTVLSGQVNYPADRSRLEYVTDLTPWEH